caatttggacaactttcatttttgagcaaaatcaaacaccactttaaaccatgtgctctgataccaattgttgggaattccgaccggtgatgttctgatagttgctcatcggaggcttaagcacactgacacaatattttacgtggttcggcaaaaccgcctacatccacgggagaggttcattttattagagatagagaaaggatacaataaatacatgtagaggaggaggattacatccactctactcaactcatcaactctcttgctgcatttgcagctgctgcaatggcagcaagattgctgccattgcagcccctcactttctctcttcttctctacatTTCTTACAACTCTCACAACTCTCTCTAAAATcatgcctcttttataggcatttcatggcaaccttcttgctttgttgtcaacattgatggctgccaactcctactcttcttcaacaaaggtggctgccaatagtcaatggttgttgcacattaatggcaaccaacctaacaacATCTTCAGTGCTTGAGATATTAGAAGAAACTCCCTTTCTGCTTCATTCTCTCGTAGATCCTTTACCATCTCGGTTTCTCATGAAGGTATATATTTGTATCACTCAAGCCAGAGATTCAACATCAGAAATATATGTCTCATCTTTTTCAGTTTCATATTCTTCTACTGCAGCATGTTCCCTGATGGGAGTCCTGCCAAGCTCattaaagaaattcattttttccttACTCTTTGGTTGAAGTTGAACTTTTCCCTCTAATTTCTTGATGCACATTGGATGCCAATTACTCACATCCATTGGCTgcaaagataaagaaagccAATGCTCCAGTTGATGCTCTCCAGATTTGGATGCTATCAAAGGGTTACCCGGCTTCTGATCCATTGGCTGCAGAGAAAAAGAGAACTGCTCCCCACGCTGATCATCAGCAGTTTTTCTTCTGCTCACCTTTGGATTCAAACTGAGTTCCAAGTCATCATTGTAGCATCCTTCAGTTAGATCTGATGATTCTGGCCGCTTCCTGTTCATACTAGGACTCAAAGCGAAGTCGGGGTCATCTACGTAGCAACTTGTCATGAGATCAAATGAAACAGAGTGGTCTGTGTGATAACTCGTGGATTGAGTGGAACTTGGATCACTCACTGTCTTATCTTGCTTGTATATAAAATAGATCCCACACATTTTCAACGCCGAACCCCTTGGTGCTCCGAGGACTTCAAATGAAATCTCAAAGCGAACTAAATCACTTCTTGCTGTACCCAAGGCTCTAGTATAGAAATATGGCTGGTAGTATAACCACAAATGATCCGTCTCCAATGGAAAGAAATGTCTTGAGCACAAAATCATGCTTTTCCCATCAACAAACATTTCACACGATATATTTGCTGTCACTTCATCCTCTAAACATAAAATGGAGCAGATAACCAGTCCTTGGATTTTCTCGAAAACAGAGGAAGGTACAAGGTAAGTCAAGGAGCCCTGTTCGCTAGTAAACGCgaaccattctggaattttatttCCAGGAAGGAACATTTCAACTTGAAATTGCTTATGAAATGCctgttacaaaaaaaataaagttacatTTTAGTGGTTAATGCTGTTCATGATATAAGGTGAATGCAACAATGAAATCTGAGAAGGTAAATTTGGTTCAACTTGACCATTTATCAACAAATTCAAATAGCAAGCATACATAGTCACAAACACATTTTTGCAGAAAGAGATGGAAACGGATGAAAGAGGACAGAAGATATCAACATTTTGAGTTTGCAGGCAAGCCAACCTTACTAAAGAATGCATCCTCCAAATTCTTTCCCTGGTTTCTAGCTAGTTTGTGGCAGTTTGAGAAGTCAACAACGCGAAGTTTGGCTGGCCATTCACCTTCCTTCTCTAATGGTGAATATCTTTCCAACAATTCACAATCTCTTGCTTCTAGTCTCTTAATATTCCGTGAAAGCTCTGGAATTTCTTGAAGCTTCTTGCATTTATGTAATCTGAGACTCTTCAAGTGAGTAAATAGCGAGAGTGTTTCTGGAAAGATAGCAAAACTGTTTCCTGATAAATCTAATTCCTTCAACATGGGAAAGCAATCATGCATCTTCAAGAAATTGACATTTCTTAGACAGCAGTTTCGTAGATCTAGCCATCTTAACGAAGGAAATCCCAATGAGGAAGAGCCTTCAAGAGAATTCGCTTGAGCCGGAAGGAAGTCTGATCCTGAGGAATTTTCATAACAATTTGAAGATGTAAGGAAATTTGATGGTACCTCATTCTCCCCATTCACTGGAAACTTGTCAAGTTTTGAGCAACCTTCAAGAAGCAGACACTCAAGATGTGTAAGTTTATAAATGCTACTAGGAAGATCGGCAAGGTTTTTGCAAAATGTCAGGGTCAGGACTTTAAGCCCGGATATATTTTTGATGGATGAAGGAAGCACTTTGATTGCAGTTCCACTCAAACAAAGTTTCTCCAAACATGGCATCTTTTCAACAACGTCAGGAAACGCCTCAAGCTTTTGACAGCCTGAAAGAAGAAGGGTGTTAAGagatttcaatttgattcttcgGGGAAGACTTCTGAGGTTAGAGCAGAATTCAACATTCAAGAATTCAAGTTTATCAAGATATCCAACAGACTGATGAACCTCAACCAAATTTGCGCACCCTTCAAGATTCAACCTCTCAAGATTCCTGATGGTTGAGAAGTCGGGTGTTTCTTTTAGGAACCCGCAACCACTGAAATTCATAAACTTCAAGCAACTGTAATTCTGTGAAACAGAAAAGGTATTAGTTTCTGATAAGTTGATGATATAATTTGTAGAAAGAAACCTCTAATAGTTCAAAACCTTGAATCCCTCAAAGTGGCTGATGAAGCTATGCTGCATGTTGAGAACAACAAGTTTTCTTGCATGAAAAGTAGATGGCAGTGACAATAATGGACACCCAGGCCATTCAAGCCATCTCAACTCATTTGAGAGATATACAGGAGCCACACTTAACAAAGCATTGCGGATTATAAGTATTCTAAGTCTTTTCATCTTCTTAAATGCTTTAGCACTCAAGTGCATCTCTTCTGGTTCATGGAAGTCTAGCATTATTGCTTCAATCTCATCTGTTCcctgaaaattaaaaggatacGCATACAATATATCAGAAATTAGTCAAAGCATTCACATTTTTACCAAGGAGAGGAAAAATGGGTTGCCTTCAAAGTatagttcataagatcatgctCGCAAGTATACGCGACACTCACCATATTTTCGGTCAATACATGAACAATATCCTCATGAAACCACAATCTGCTGCGCCTGCCTGGTATATTGGGAGATTCTTGCTGAACAATTTGTCTGCCCATTGCTTGTATTAAATCATGCATCTGCAGCTTATTATTCTCTATACTTATCAAAGACTTCTCAATAAGAACTTGGACTCCTATAATTGGCTTGAAATCGCATGCATGGAACACTTTCATCACATAGTCTTTGTCCATTCCTCTAAAGAAACACGCAATATCAAGGAAAATGGCCTTTTGAGTGCCATCCTCCAAGCCATCATAACTTATTTTGAGTATTTCATATATCTTTTTATCAGGAATTTGCTTCAATTTATCTAATTGACTTTCCCATTCATGTACACTCCTACCATACAGAAAAGAACCCAACACAACAAGAGCTAATGGCAAGCCTTGGGCATAAGTTACTGCCTCGCTTGAATGCATCATGAAGTCCTCCTTGGGTTGGGAATTTCTGAATGCATGCCAGCTGAAAAGTTGAGAAGCATCACCTTGACATAGTTCCTGCACTTTATGCACAAATTTCACTCCATGGGAAACAAGCACATGTTCATCTCTACTCGTAATAATGATCCTACTCCCTGCACCAAACCAATCTGGCTCTCCGGCTAGTCTTTTTAACTGGTCCACATTATccacatcatcaacaacaataagAACCTTTTTACTACACAACCTGTCCTTTATCACACTGATTCCAAAATCTATATTTCCAACTGACCAATTTTTATCTCCAAGTATCTGTGAAAGAAGTGTTTGTTGTAGTTCAACAACCTTGTTTTGCTTTGCCATTTCTCTAACGTTTGCAAGAAAGCTGCTACCTTCAAACTGATTAGCGATTTCGTTGTAAATAGCTTTGGCAACAGTTGTCTTGCCTATTCCACCAATTCCCAAAATCCCTACCATGCAAACATCATTTGATGCAAGGCGTAACTGACAATTCAAATATTGGATATGGGAATCAAGTCCAACAGGGTAATCAGCAACATGTAAGAATGCGCGGTTCAATATAGCCAAGACCTTTTCAACAATGCTCTGGATAGTTTTAGCCTCATTCCTGGATATTTAGATTGTGAGAATCATGTAATGAGCATGGCCAAAGCTAACCGGAAAGAGATTCAATACCTGATCAAacttaaatttaagttaataataTCATGAAACAAATCCATCATTTTCGCCCACCGCAACATCGTTTGTTTATCCAATTTTAAATATGTTGTGAATGGATTTCAAACTATTCTCTAAAACAGGAGGATTTGTTGAATAACTATTACCGGAGGAGGTTGTAGAGTAGTACATGGTTAATACGGAAGGAAACATTTTCTTGAAGAGGCGTTATtgtctcaggaagaaatcattCAAGAACTTATAATTGAGGATTTTCAAAAGCAGGCTGCGTACAAAATAGACTAGAATACAAACCTAATCTCAAGAAGTCTAACGAGCTGCAATGCTAGGTGGTAGAGTTGTTGGAGAAAGAGTATATTATAGTGTGTGAGTCCCTGTGTATCTAGTCCCAACCCTTGATCTCTAAGAAAGATGGTACATTGGACATGACCTTAAACCAAATCACTAGGAAGTACATGCATCCCAAATCATGTTTGGATAACATATTGTCTTAGCAGACTGATTCAACgactttattaaaaaagaaaaagactggAAGATGGCGTTTAAGATACAAGATGAGTCGTATGAGTGGATGATGATGCcatttggattgttcaaggcaCCTAGCACCTTTATATTTGGTTCATGCACCAGGTGTTGAAACCATTTATAGGCATAGTCGTGGTGATTTGGAGCACCTGCAGGCTATTTTTGATACATTAAGGCATGCTAGTGCCTTTTCCTTACTAATAACTAAGGGTTCTTAATTGGCCCTTTAATTTTGGTAAATTCTATCTTTCTGTGTTCTTAGATACCCATCTTTGTAATTGTGGCCTACTATCACAATCAAAGAAGACTAAAATCgattttttaattactagttTAAATGCTGGCGTGATTAATTCAGTAGCTCAACTGTTTGTTTCTAACTTCTCTGGGTTGCCTCTTAAAGAGTTTATGAGCATCACACCATATATTAATTCATGGtttgaaatcatattttatcCTAACGTTtgaattatcaatttaatttattgtcttCTACtgaaattaattcatttaattattacatTGGGGTCAAAGTTTGATTGTCTATTAAAATGCTCTATTCAATATCTAAATATATAACGTCAACAGGTTGAAGTTTTACTGttatatttaatagttttatctaAAGAAAGAACGTAATTTATTatctagaaaataaaagttcaaagaCATAATGGATCAAATTGATAAGTCAAACCTCTCTATAACCTCATTAAAAGTAAATATACTTTTAGCCTAACCTTAATAGTTTATTGTTAATAGTTTTATCTCTATACCTATTTACTTTTAcgttttaaaagaatttttttaagaaaataatttttattttttttgttttaaattattttgttaacattttcaaatcgttttaatatcaaaaataatttttttaaaataaaaaaatattttaatctattttaaaataaaaagcaattttTACTGTATTATTAACAAGCTATAGATCAACCTCATGAAATTAGGGACAAATAAAATAGCTAAATAGTAAGtttgggaaagaaaaaaatatatattttcaaagaaagaaaaggtcaaCAGATAAATTAAACGATTTCTCCACGAGCCAACATTACAGATTTATTAGTCACCAATTAGTATCCGACTTCTTCTGTTAAAATAGAAGTAGATCAATGGTAGGTGGAGGAGCAAGTAGAATTTACCCGTTGTCCAAATGCCACCCAGACAATCTAGCTGCTTTTGTTAGAGCTTCCTTCCACTCCAGCAACTTGTCCATACTTGCAGCAGCACATGAAGCTGCACGAAGCACAGGTTCTCCAAAGCTGTCGTTCTGCGCTTCT
This genomic interval from Populus nigra chromosome 11, ddPopNigr1.1, whole genome shotgun sequence contains the following:
- the LOC133667946 gene encoding disease resistance protein RUN1-like, which encodes MLWAPEGLKCFLYFTSSFWLSESFEPMASSSSTNCWKHDVFLNFRGQDTRNTFTSHLHQALCNKGVHVYIDDHELERGKAIAPALLQAVEQSRISIVVFSETYACSSYCLDELVKMLDCKESKGQVVLPVFYNVDPSDVEAQNDSFGEPVLRAASCAAASMDKLLEWKEALTKAARLSGWHLDNGNEAKTIQSIVEKVLAILNRAFLHVADYPVGLDSHIQYLNCQLRLASNDVCMVGILGIGGIGKTTVAKAIYNEIANQFEGSSFLANVREMAKQNKVVELQQTLLSQILGDKNWSVGNIDFGISVIKDRLCSKKVLIVVDDVDNVDQLKRLAGEPDWFGAGSRIIITSRDEHVLVSHGVKFVHKVQELCQGDASQLFSWHAFRNSQPKEDFMMHSSEAVTYAQGLPLALVVLGSFLYGRSVHEWESQLDKLKQIPDKKIYEILKISYDGLEDGTQKAIFLDIACFFRGMDKDYVMKVFHACDFKPIIGVQVLIEKSLISIENNKLQMHDLIQAMGRQIVQQESPNIPGRRSRLWFHEDIVHVLTENMGTDEIEAIMLDFHEPEEMHLSAKAFKKMKRLRILIIRNALLSVAPVYLSNELRWLEWPGCPLLSLPSTFHARKLVVLNMQHSFISHFEGFKNYSCLKFMNFSGCGFLKETPDFSTIRNLERLNLEGCANLVEVHQSVGYLDKLEFLNVEFCSNLRSLPRRIKLKSLNTLLLSGCQKLEAFPDVVEKMPCLEKLCLSGTAIKVLPSSIKNISGLKVLTLTFCKNLADLPSSIYKLTHLECLLLEGCSKLDKFPVNGENEVPSNFLTSSNCYENSSGSDFLPAQANSLEGSSSLGFPSLRWLDLRNCCLRNVNFLKMHDCFPMLKELDLSGNSFAIFPETLSLFTHLKSLRLHKCKKLQEIPELSRNIKRLEARDCELLERYSPLEKEGEWPAKLRVVDFSNCHKLARNQGKNLEDAFFSKAFHKQFQVEMFLPGNKIPEWFAFTSEQGSLTYLVPSSVFEKIQGLVICSILCLEDEVTANISCEMFVDGKSMILCSRHFFPLETDHLWLYYQPYFYTRALGTARSDLVRFEISFEVLGAPRGSALKMCGIYFIYKQDKTVSDPSSTQSTSYHTDHSVSFDLMTSCYVDDPDFALSPSMNRKRPESSDLTEGCYNDDLELSLNPKVSRRKTADDQRGEQFSFSLQPMDQKPGNPLIASKSGEHQLEHWLSLSLQPMDVSNWHPMCIKKLEGKVQLQPKSKEKMNFFNELGRTPIREHAAVEEYETEKDETYISDVESLA